Sequence from the Deltaproteobacteria bacterium genome:
TCGCGGATCCCTCCCGGCTCGGTCTGTCGAACCCCAGGGCGCGTTCACCACCCGGGTTGAAATTCAGAAAGGCGCGCACCCCTCCACCGGACAGCACCTTGCTGGAAGCATTGCCGGAATAGGCACATGCGAGATCCCAAAGAAGCGTGTGGACGGCGGCCGCAGTCCCGAAAAGGCCGGCGTGCCCGTCGACGCCGCCGACGGCAAAGGCATTTTCGTCGTGCACCTCGGCGCATACCAGCCTTTTTCGCCAGGGGCATATTTCGGTGGGGGCGAACTCGTGGCCCGCCCGCAGGCTTTCCGCCCTGAGAAAGAACAGGTCCCCTATCCCCATGGCACGATAGATCTCCCCTTCGACCAGCTTGTCGAGTTTAGAGCCGGCGGCCTCCTCCACCATCCGGCGCAGCAGCATGAACCCCGGATCGCTGTAAACGGTATTCCCGCCGGCAGGAGACACGAGGGGCTCGGCAAGCAGCTTTTCCACCAGCTCTGCATCCCTCTCGACCGCCGTTTGGCCGCAAAGCTCGCGAAAGTACGGCCGGTAATCCGGCAGCCCCGAGCGGTGTGCCAGAAGATTTTCCACCGTGATGGCGGCTTTTTCCGTTTCTCGGAACGCCGGCAGGAGCTCTCCGACCTGCCGGCCGGGGGCCAGCTCCGCCCGGTCGATCAGGTGGATGACCGCCAGGGAGGTGGCCAGCGGTTTGGTGAGCGAAGCCAAGTCGTAAACGGTGTCCAGACGGACCGATTTTCCCGACCCGTAGTCTGTCCTGCCGAACGCCTCCCCCACGACGATGTCACCCCGCTTTGAAGCTATCAGTACACCGCCGGGAAAAACCTTGTTTTCAAGCGCATTGTTGATTAGTTCTGTTATGGATTCCGCCACCATTGCAATCTTTTT
This genomic interval carries:
- a CDS encoding beta-lactamase family protein, with the translated sequence MVAESITELINNALENKVFPGGVLIASKRGDIVVGEAFGRTDYGSGKSVRLDTVYDLASLTKPLATSLAVIHLIDRAELAPGRQVGELLPAFRETEKAAITVENLLAHRSGLPDYRPYFRELCGQTAVERDAELVEKLLAEPLVSPAGGNTVYSDPGFMLLRRMVEEAAGSKLDKLVEGEIYRAMGIGDLFFLRAESLRAGHEFAPTEICPWRKRLVCAEVHDENAFAVGGVDGHAGLFGTAAAVHTLLWDLACAYSGNASSKVLSGGGVRAFLNFNPGGERALGFDRPSREGSASGRYFSDNSVGHLGFTGTSFWMDLDRQIIIVLLTNRVHPTRENQKIKIFRPQIHDAVMETVL